One Bacteroidetes bacterium GWF2_43_63 genomic region harbors:
- a CDS encoding antirepressor, with product MKNDKSLVVFENKKVRRYYDEETEVWFFSVVDIIEALTDSVNPTDYLKKLRKRDPELGSYLGTNCPQIEMLTNGKKRKTLAGNVKDIFRIIQSIPSPKAEPFKQWLAKVGYERVQEINDPSLSMDRARENWQKMGRSEKWIQQRMTGQETLNKLTDYWKNAGVKVQDEFALLTNIIHKEWTDLTVKQHKQLKGLKSQNLRDHMSEAELIFTALAELSTRQIADSEKAKGLIENAKVSRKGGAVAKNARKELESKTGKSVITGENFLPPAKEKKKLPPKKK from the coding sequence ATGAAAAATGATAAGTCATTGGTTGTTTTTGAAAACAAGAAAGTCAGGCGTTATTATGATGAAGAAACCGAAGTTTGGTTTTTTTCGGTTGTTGACATTATTGAAGCTTTGACTGATTCTGTCAATCCAACCGATTATCTAAAGAAGTTAAGAAAACGTGATCCAGAACTCGGATCCTACCTGGGGACAAATTGTCCCCAGATAGAAATGCTCACAAATGGCAAAAAGCGTAAAACTCTAGCTGGCAATGTAAAGGACATTTTTAGAATTATCCAATCTATCCCTTCTCCCAAAGCGGAACCCTTTAAGCAATGGCTGGCTAAGGTTGGCTACGAAAGAGTTCAGGAAATAAATGATCCTTCGTTGAGCATGGACAGAGCCAGGGAAAACTGGCAGAAGATGGGTCGAAGTGAAAAGTGGATTCAACAGCGCATGACAGGGCAGGAAACCCTAAATAAACTCACTGATTATTGGAAAAACGCAGGTGTAAAAGTACAGGATGAATTTGCCCTGCTTACCAACATCATTCATAAAGAATGGACAGACTTAACCGTTAAGCAGCATAAGCAACTGAAAGGCTTGAAGTCTCAAAACTTGCGGGATCACATGAGCGAAGCTGAATTGATTTTTACTGCTCTGGCTGAATTATCGACTCGACAAATTGCTGACAGCGAAAAAGCCAAAGGATTAATCGAAAATGCAAAAGTCAGTAGAAAAGGCGGAGCAGTGGCAAAAAATGCGCGAAAAGAATTAGAATCAAAAACCGGCAAATCGGTCATCACCGGTGAAAACTTTTTGCCCCCTGCGAAAGAGAAAAAGAAATTGCCTCCCAAAAAGAAATAA